The following are encoded in a window of Nocardioides houyundeii genomic DNA:
- a CDS encoding deoxyguanosinetriphosphate triphosphohydrolase: MEHLYDDSARERLVPEPPKRVDAPVRMAFERDRARVVHAASSRRLAAKTQVMGPQADDFVRNRLTHSLEVAQVARDLARALGCHPDIVETAALAHDLGHPPFGHNGERVLAEQSQECGGFEGNAQTLRLLTRLEAKTFDATGRSVGLNLTRATLDACTKYPWPRASAQPPHGVHGDGTPRVVVKFGVYDDDREVFDWMRAGARGTAQCLEAQVMDLADDVAYSVHDVEDGVVADRVDLTRLDRSALWETVREWYLPGMPDDRLDRVLDDLQAQDSWPRTPYAHGRRDLAALKNLTSDLIGRFCGSVQQATFDSGPGPFVRYRGTLVVPEQTRLEIAVLKGIAAHYVMSADDRVAMMARQRELLAELVEAMWQRGPESLDPPFAQDWEEAEDDNGRRRVVIDQVASLTDASAVSRHAAVVTAR, encoded by the coding sequence ATGGAGCACCTTTACGACGACTCCGCGCGTGAGCGCCTCGTCCCCGAGCCACCCAAGCGGGTCGACGCTCCCGTGCGGATGGCCTTCGAACGCGATCGGGCGCGCGTGGTGCACGCCGCCTCCTCCCGCCGGCTGGCGGCCAAGACGCAGGTGATGGGGCCGCAGGCCGACGACTTCGTGCGCAACCGGCTCACCCACAGCCTCGAGGTCGCCCAGGTCGCACGCGACCTGGCCCGGGCCCTGGGCTGTCACCCCGACATCGTGGAGACCGCCGCGCTGGCCCACGACCTCGGCCACCCGCCGTTCGGCCACAACGGCGAACGGGTGCTGGCCGAGCAGAGCCAGGAGTGCGGGGGGTTCGAGGGCAACGCCCAGACCCTGCGCCTGCTCACCCGGCTCGAGGCGAAGACCTTCGACGCGACGGGGCGCAGCGTCGGGCTCAACCTGACCCGGGCCACCCTGGACGCCTGCACCAAGTACCCGTGGCCCCGGGCGTCGGCCCAGCCACCTCACGGGGTGCACGGCGACGGGACCCCGCGGGTGGTGGTGAAGTTCGGGGTCTACGACGACGACCGCGAGGTCTTCGACTGGATGCGCGCCGGGGCCCGGGGCACCGCGCAGTGCCTGGAGGCTCAGGTGATGGACCTCGCCGACGACGTGGCGTACTCGGTGCACGACGTGGAGGACGGCGTGGTGGCGGACCGGGTGGACCTCACGCGCCTGGACCGCTCGGCGCTGTGGGAGACGGTCCGGGAGTGGTACCTGCCCGGCATGCCCGACGACCGGCTCGACCGGGTGCTCGACGACCTGCAGGCGCAGGACAGCTGGCCCCGGACGCCGTACGCCCACGGGCGTCGTGACCTGGCGGCTCTGAAGAACCTCACCAGTGACCTGATCGGTCGATTCTGCGGCAGCGTGCAGCAGGCGACCTTCGACTCGGGTCCGGGCCCGTTCGTCCGCTACCGAGGAACCCTGGTGGTGCCGGAGCAGACCCGGCTGGAGATCGCGGTCCTCAAGGGCATCGCCGCGCACTACGTGATGAGCGCCGACGACCGCGTCGCGATGATGGCCCGCCAGCGCGAGCTGCTCGCCGAGCTCGTCGAGGCGATGTGGCAGCGCGGCCCAGAATCTCTCGACCCGCCCTTCGCGCAGGACTGGGAGGAGGCGGAGGACGACAACGGGAGACGGCGCGTGGTCATCGACCAGGTTGCTTCCCTGACCGACGCCAGCGCCGTCTCCCGTCATGCCGCAGTGGTCACGGCCCGCTGA
- a CDS encoding SH3 domain-containing protein — translation MANHRHKRDARARTMPRAALIAAPVAVLATVSAVSFGVISQSPEPNRELLAQSVVEKADATPVRAPSVSRSKARVAAAKKEKVKDRKADKARLARKASEVRKAGLARQAARQTEVEQEAKATRIALRQADTRLWATEDLNIWTGPSADADQVGVLEAGERVLVTGRKSAERQEIVLDGRSRWVTAGYLDDEKPVAGIGGACTNGSSVPSGVDPNVTKVHQAVCAAFPDVTSYGTFRNDGEHGQGRAVDIMISGERGWEIAEFVRANYVALGVEYLIYSQKIWSVERGGEGWRGMSDRGSTTANHYDHVHVTVY, via the coding sequence GTGGCAAATCATCGCCACAAGCGGGACGCCAGAGCCCGCACCATGCCCCGAGCCGCCCTCATCGCGGCACCGGTCGCCGTCCTGGCGACCGTCTCAGCGGTCTCGTTCGGTGTCATCTCCCAGAGTCCGGAACCCAACCGCGAGCTGCTCGCCCAGTCCGTGGTCGAGAAGGCGGACGCCACTCCCGTGCGTGCGCCGTCGGTCAGCCGGTCCAAGGCCCGGGTGGCTGCGGCGAAGAAGGAGAAGGTCAAGGACCGCAAGGCCGACAAGGCCCGGCTCGCACGCAAGGCGAGCGAGGTCCGCAAGGCCGGCCTGGCCCGTCAGGCCGCTCGGCAGACCGAGGTCGAGCAGGAGGCGAAGGCGACTCGGATCGCACTGCGGCAGGCCGACACCCGGCTCTGGGCCACCGAGGACCTCAACATCTGGACCGGGCCGAGCGCCGACGCCGACCAGGTCGGTGTGCTGGAGGCAGGCGAGCGCGTGCTGGTGACAGGACGCAAGAGCGCCGAGCGCCAGGAGATCGTGCTCGACGGCAGGTCCCGGTGGGTCACCGCGGGCTACCTCGACGACGAGAAGCCGGTCGCCGGCATCGGCGGCGCCTGCACCAACGGCAGCTCGGTGCCCAGCGGCGTGGACCCCAACGTGACGAAGGTGCACCAGGCGGTCTGCGCGGCCTTCCCGGACGTCACCTCGTACGGCACCTTCCGCAACGACGGCGAGCACGGCCAGGGCCGGGCGGTGGACATCATGATCAGCGGTGAGCGCGGGTGGGAGATCGCGGAGTTCGTGCGGGCGAACTACGTCGCGCTCGGTGTGGAGTACCTCATCTACTCGCAGAAGATCTGGTCGGTCGAGCGCGGCGGCGAGGGCTGGCGTGGGATGTCGGACCGCGGCTCCACCACGGCCAACCACTACGACCACGTGCACGTCACGGTCTACTGA
- the dusB gene encoding tRNA dihydrouridine synthase DusB: protein MSVPQLPTALELGGLTVATPVVLAPMAGITNAAYRRLCAEQGAGLYVCEMITSRGLVERDETTLKMLVFDERETVRSVQLYGTDPMYVAKAAEILCAEYGVAHVDLNFGCPVPKVTRKGGGGALPWKRGLLAEILEAAVAATAPYGVPVTIKTRKGLDDDHLTYLDAGRIAQETGVAAIALHGRTVAQAYSGEADWDSIAELVDHVSIPVLGNGDIWEAGDAVRMVTETGAAGVVVGRGCLGRPWLFRDLAAAFSGGPSSPALPSLGEVRTMMRRHAELLCGHMGEERGCKEFRKHVTWYLKGFRAGGSLRHSLALVDSLAALDRLLDELDGAEPFPESALGTPRGRQGSPRSRVVIPEGWLDDADGRGMHVREDALEVTGG from the coding sequence ATGTCTGTCCCGCAGCTGCCCACAGCGTTGGAGCTCGGCGGCCTCACGGTCGCCACGCCGGTGGTCCTCGCCCCGATGGCGGGCATCACCAATGCCGCCTACCGCCGACTCTGTGCCGAGCAGGGGGCGGGTCTCTACGTCTGCGAGATGATCACCTCCCGCGGCCTGGTGGAGCGCGACGAGACCACCCTGAAGATGCTGGTCTTCGACGAGCGGGAGACCGTCCGCTCGGTCCAGCTCTACGGCACCGACCCGATGTACGTGGCGAAGGCCGCGGAGATCCTGTGCGCCGAGTACGGCGTGGCCCACGTCGACCTGAACTTCGGCTGCCCCGTGCCCAAGGTGACACGCAAGGGGGGCGGCGGCGCGCTGCCCTGGAAGCGTGGGCTGCTCGCGGAGATCCTCGAGGCCGCGGTGGCGGCCACCGCGCCGTACGGCGTGCCCGTGACGATCAAGACCCGCAAGGGCCTGGACGATGACCACCTGACCTACCTCGACGCCGGCCGCATCGCCCAGGAGACCGGCGTCGCAGCCATCGCCCTGCACGGGCGCACCGTGGCGCAGGCCTACTCCGGTGAGGCGGACTGGGACTCGATCGCCGAGCTCGTCGACCACGTGTCGATCCCGGTGCTGGGCAACGGCGACATCTGGGAGGCCGGCGACGCGGTGCGCATGGTCACCGAGACCGGTGCCGCGGGCGTGGTGGTGGGCCGTGGCTGCCTGGGGCGCCCCTGGCTGTTCCGCGACCTGGCGGCTGCCTTCTCGGGCGGACCGTCGTCGCCGGCGCTGCCGAGCCTGGGGGAGGTGCGCACCATGATGCGGCGCCACGCCGAGCTGCTCTGCGGGCACATGGGCGAGGAGCGGGGCTGCAAGGAGTTCCGCAAGCACGTCACCTGGTACCTCAAGGGCTTCCGGGCCGGCGGCTCGCTACGCCACTCGCTGGCCCTGGTGGACTCCTTGGCGGCGCTGGACCGGCTGCTGGACGAGCTCGACGGCGCTGAGCCGTTCCCGGAGTCGGCCCTGGGCACCCCGCGAGGACGCCAGGGATCACCGCGGAGCCGGGTGGTCATCCCCGAGGGGTGGCTGGACGACGCGGACGGTCGAGGGATGCACGTGCGCGAGGACGCCCTCGAGGTCACGGGCGGGTGA
- a CDS encoding glycine--tRNA ligase, with product MAKPPASTVDNVVSLAKRRGFVFPCGEIYGGTRSAWDYGPLGVELKDNIKRQWWKSMVQSRDDMVGIDSSVILPRQTWEASGHVDTFNDPLTECQSCHKRYRADHLQEAYAEKKGIADPDEVDLKEVACANCGTRGAWTEPRQFSGMLKTYLGVTEDESGMHYLRPETAQGIFLNFANVVTSSRMKPPFGIAQIGKSFRNEITPGNFIFRTREFEQMEMEFFVKPGEDEEWHQYWIDERTRWYTDLGINPDNLRHYEHAQEKLSHYSKRTVDIEYRFRFAGSEWGELEGIANRTDFDLSTHSKHSGHDLSYFDQAAGERYMPYVIEPAAGLSRSLMTFLVDGYAEDEAPNTKGGVDKRTVLRLDPRLAPIKVAVLPLSRNSDLSPKAKALSAELRRNWNVDFDDSGAIGRRYRRQDEIGTPYCVTIDFDTLEDDAVTVRERDSMHQERISLDGITRWFAERLVGC from the coding sequence GTGGCCAAGCCGCCCGCATCAACCGTCGACAACGTCGTCTCCCTCGCCAAGCGAAGGGGTTTTGTCTTTCCCTGCGGGGAGATCTACGGCGGGACCCGGTCAGCGTGGGACTACGGACCGCTGGGCGTCGAGCTGAAGGACAACATCAAGCGCCAGTGGTGGAAGTCCATGGTCCAGAGCCGCGACGACATGGTCGGCATCGACTCCAGCGTGATCCTGCCGCGCCAGACCTGGGAGGCCAGCGGTCACGTCGACACCTTCAACGACCCGCTGACCGAGTGCCAGTCCTGCCACAAGCGCTATCGCGCGGACCACCTGCAGGAGGCGTACGCGGAGAAGAAGGGGATCGCCGACCCGGACGAGGTGGACCTCAAGGAGGTCGCCTGTGCCAACTGCGGCACCCGCGGCGCCTGGACCGAGCCGCGCCAGTTCTCCGGGATGCTGAAGACCTACCTCGGCGTCACCGAGGACGAGTCGGGCATGCACTACCTGCGGCCCGAGACCGCCCAGGGCATCTTCCTCAACTTCGCCAACGTGGTCACCTCCAGCCGCATGAAGCCCCCGTTCGGCATCGCGCAGATCGGCAAGAGCTTCCGCAACGAGATCACTCCTGGCAACTTCATCTTCCGCACCCGGGAGTTCGAGCAGATGGAGATGGAGTTCTTCGTCAAGCCCGGTGAGGACGAGGAGTGGCACCAGTACTGGATCGACGAGCGCACCCGCTGGTACACCGACCTGGGCATCAACCCCGACAACCTGCGTCACTACGAGCACGCGCAGGAGAAGCTGAGCCACTACTCCAAGCGCACCGTCGACATCGAGTACAGGTTCCGGTTCGCCGGCTCCGAGTGGGGTGAGCTCGAGGGGATCGCCAACCGGACCGACTTCGACCTCTCCACCCACTCCAAGCACTCCGGCCATGACCTGAGCTACTTCGACCAGGCCGCGGGCGAGCGCTACATGCCGTACGTGATCGAGCCGGCCGCCGGGCTCTCCCGCAGCCTGATGACCTTCCTCGTCGACGGGTACGCCGAGGACGAGGCCCCCAACACCAAGGGCGGGGTGGACAAGCGCACCGTGCTCAGGCTCGACCCGCGCCTGGCCCCGATCAAGGTCGCGGTCCTGCCGCTCAGCCGCAACAGCGACCTCAGCCCCAAGGCGAAGGCGCTCTCGGCCGAGCTGCGCCGCAACTGGAACGTCGACTTCGACGACTCCGGTGCGATCGGCCGCCGCTACCGCCGACAGGACGAGATCGGCACGCCGTACTGCGTGACGATCGACTTCGACACCCTCGAGGATGACGCCGTCACGGTGCGCGAGCGGGACTCCATGCACCAGGAGCGGATCAGCCTCGACGGGATCACCCGCTGGTTCGCCGAGCGCCTGGTGGGCTGCTGA
- a CDS encoding antibiotic biosynthesis monooxygenase family protein: MIVVSRFRVEQSDAELFRVELQAALEALAGQRGHLHGAIGCNVDDPTLWVLSTEWKDVGSYRRALSSYDVKVTAVPVLSRAIDEPSAYERVVPGAALNEQRSRSIG, translated from the coding sequence GTGATCGTGGTCAGCAGGTTCCGAGTCGAGCAGTCCGACGCCGAGCTCTTCCGGGTCGAGCTCCAGGCTGCCCTGGAGGCCCTGGCCGGCCAGCGGGGCCACCTGCACGGGGCGATCGGGTGCAACGTGGACGACCCCACTCTGTGGGTGCTGTCGACGGAGTGGAAGGACGTGGGCTCCTACCGGCGGGCCCTGTCGTCCTACGACGTCAAGGTCACCGCCGTGCCGGTGCTGAGCCGTGCGATCGACGAGCCCAGTGCCTACGAGCGCGTGGTCCCGGGTGCCGCCCTCAACGAGCAGCGGAGCCGGTCGATAGGCTGA
- a CDS encoding metal ABC transporter substrate-binding protein: protein MISTLRTAPAIGLLTATVALTGCGALGDDSEGITVAAGFYPLAYVAEQVAGDHAEVVNLTKPGQEPHDSELTIAKTAAIAGADLVIVSGGFQPPVEAGIEQNATGTVLDVAEVLDLEPAAGADGAGHEHGSQEGHEGHDHGDLGDLDPHFWHDPLLMADLGDEVADELADLDPEHARDYQQNAAVLRERLTELDQEFADGLAHCERDIVVVSHDAFGYLRRYGLEFEPIAGLSPGAEPTPADLQRLQRLVRDNGITTVFSERLASSAMADSLADDLGVRTEVLDPIEGLTEDTADEDYVSLMEANLQALRKANGC, encoded by the coding sequence ATGATTTCCACGCTGCGTACCGCCCCGGCCATCGGACTGCTGACCGCCACCGTGGCGCTCACCGGCTGCGGCGCCCTGGGGGACGACTCCGAGGGGATCACCGTGGCTGCCGGCTTTTACCCGCTGGCCTACGTCGCCGAGCAGGTGGCCGGCGACCACGCCGAGGTCGTCAACCTCACCAAGCCCGGTCAGGAGCCCCACGACAGCGAGCTGACCATCGCCAAGACCGCCGCGATCGCCGGCGCCGACCTCGTCATCGTGTCCGGGGGGTTCCAGCCTCCCGTGGAGGCCGGGATCGAGCAGAACGCGACCGGGACGGTGCTCGACGTGGCCGAGGTCCTCGACCTCGAGCCCGCAGCCGGGGCCGACGGGGCCGGACACGAGCACGGCTCGCAGGAGGGGCACGAGGGCCATGACCACGGCGACCTCGGGGACCTGGACCCGCACTTCTGGCACGACCCGCTGCTGATGGCAGACCTGGGGGACGAGGTCGCCGACGAGCTCGCCGACCTCGATCCCGAGCACGCGAGGGACTACCAGCAGAACGCCGCCGTACTGCGGGAGCGGCTCACCGAGCTGGACCAGGAGTTCGCCGACGGGCTCGCGCACTGCGAGCGGGACATCGTGGTGGTCAGCCACGACGCGTTCGGCTACCTGCGCCGGTACGGGCTGGAGTTCGAGCCCATCGCCGGGCTCTCCCCCGGCGCCGAGCCGACCCCGGCCGACCTGCAGCGCCTGCAGCGCCTGGTCCGCGACAACGGGATCACCACCGTCTTCTCGGAACGACTCGCCAGCTCGGCCATGGCCGACTCGCTGGCCGACGACCTGGGGGTGAGGACCGAGGTGCTCGACCCGATCGAGGGCCTGACCGAGGACACCGCCGACGAGGACTACGTCTCGCTCATGGAGGCCAACCTCCAGGCCCTGCGCAAGGCCAACGGATGTTGA
- a CDS encoding metal ABC transporter ATP-binding protein, translated as MLTPHPDPSPGIAPVEARNVAVSIEGRPVIRGVDLRVEPGEFVALMGANGSGKSTLVRALTGLRPLASGSVALFGEPLDSFSAWHRIGFVPQRSGATSGVPASVWELVASGRLTRRKLFRPLSSQDRRIVSDALEVVGLEQLAGAGIATLSGGQQQRALIARALAGQPELFFLDEPTAGVDLPNQEALADALRVLSERGATIILVAHELGPLAELIDRSVVMRDGRVSYDGPPLDDHEVHEVHAQLGAHGHHHQPARQHDHAPHVASPLDTGSFDREERT; from the coding sequence ATGTTGACCCCTCACCCCGACCCCTCGCCGGGCATCGCCCCCGTCGAGGCCCGCAACGTGGCGGTCAGCATCGAGGGCCGCCCAGTGATCCGCGGGGTCGACCTGCGGGTGGAGCCCGGGGAGTTCGTGGCCCTGATGGGCGCCAACGGCTCGGGCAAGTCCACCCTGGTGCGCGCACTGACCGGTCTCCGTCCGCTCGCCAGCGGGTCGGTCGCCCTGTTCGGCGAGCCGCTGGACTCGTTCTCCGCCTGGCACCGGATCGGGTTCGTGCCCCAGCGCTCGGGAGCCACCTCGGGCGTGCCGGCGTCGGTGTGGGAGCTGGTGGCCTCGGGCCGGCTCACCCGCCGCAAGCTCTTCAGGCCGCTGTCCTCGCAGGACCGACGGATCGTCTCCGACGCCCTCGAGGTCGTGGGCCTGGAGCAGCTCGCCGGAGCCGGGATCGCGACCCTGTCGGGGGGACAGCAGCAGCGGGCCCTGATCGCCCGTGCCCTGGCGGGCCAGCCGGAGCTGTTCTTCCTCGACGAGCCGACCGCCGGGGTCGACCTGCCCAACCAGGAGGCGCTCGCCGACGCTCTGCGCGTCCTCTCCGAGCGCGGCGCCACCATCATCCTGGTGGCCCACGAGCTCGGTCCGCTGGCGGAGCTGATCGACCGCAGCGTGGTGATGCGCGACGGTCGCGTCTCCTACGACGGCCCCCCGCTGGACGACCACGAGGTGCACGAGGTGCACGCCCAGCTCGGCGCGCACGGCCACCACCACCAGCCGGCCCGGCAGCACGACCACGCGCCGCACGTCGCCTCCCCCCTGGACACCGGGTCCTTCGACCGCGAGGAGCGCACGTGA
- a CDS encoding metal ABC transporter permease — protein MTSDLAALFSLPFMQRALLAAFFTGLAAPAVGTYLVQRRMALMGDGLGHVAVTGVAIGLVTGFAPTWTAVAAAVVGAVAIEVIRERGNTNGDLALALLFYGGLAGGIFVAGLGGETTAGLQQYLFGSITTTSVSDVLVTVALAVAVIVLCVGLGPQLFAITQDQEFAQVAGLNVRAYNLMIAVLAAVSVTVAMRTVGLLLVSALMVIPVATAQQLTRSFRSTLLISMGLGVTASLGGLVVAAVASYQADVAPGATIVLLSLLCFALAWPVGAALRRRERDRVPFPEDQPSDHVPSSTHPHVHGGECGHRAIAHGDHVDYVHDGHRHAPHGSHYDEH, from the coding sequence GTGACCAGCGACCTGGCAGCACTCTTCTCGCTGCCCTTCATGCAACGGGCCCTCCTGGCGGCCTTCTTCACCGGGCTCGCGGCGCCGGCCGTGGGCACCTACCTGGTGCAGCGCCGCATGGCACTGATGGGCGACGGCCTGGGCCACGTCGCAGTGACCGGGGTGGCCATCGGCCTGGTCACCGGGTTCGCACCGACCTGGACCGCCGTGGCGGCCGCGGTGGTGGGAGCCGTCGCGATCGAGGTGATCCGCGAGCGCGGCAACACCAACGGCGACCTCGCCCTGGCGCTGCTCTTCTACGGCGGGCTCGCGGGCGGGATCTTCGTGGCGGGGCTCGGCGGCGAGACCACCGCGGGGCTCCAGCAGTACCTGTTCGGGTCGATCACCACGACCTCGGTCTCCGACGTCCTGGTCACCGTCGCGCTGGCCGTGGCGGTCATCGTGCTGTGCGTGGGGCTGGGCCCACAGCTGTTCGCGATCACCCAGGATCAGGAGTTCGCCCAGGTGGCGGGCCTCAACGTCCGGGCCTACAACCTGATGATCGCGGTCCTCGCAGCCGTCTCGGTGACCGTGGCGATGCGCACCGTGGGACTGCTGCTGGTCTCGGCGCTGATGGTGATCCCGGTCGCCACCGCCCAGCAGCTGACCCGGTCCTTCCGATCCACGCTGCTGATCAGCATGGGCCTGGGGGTGACGGCCTCCCTCGGCGGCCTCGTCGTGGCCGCCGTGGCGTCGTACCAGGCCGACGTTGCCCCGGGCGCGACCATCGTGCTGCTCAGCCTGCTGTGCTTCGCGCTCGCCTGGCCGGTCGGCGCGGCCCTGCGCCGGCGGGAGCGGGACCGTGTCCCCTTCCCCGAGGACCAGCCGTCCGACCACGTGCCCAGCAGCACCCACCCGCACGTCCACGGCGGGGAGTGCGGCCACCGGGCGATCGCCCACGGCGACCACGTCGACTACGTCCACGACGGGCACCGTCACGCACCCCACGGGAGTCACTATGACGAGCACTGA
- a CDS encoding Fur family transcriptional regulator → MTSTEPPSEVGAGLRPTRQRTAVTEALASYRDFRSAQEIHDLLAVKGERVGLATVYRTLAALAEAGVVDILRNEDGEAIYRRCSTTHHHHLVCRSCGATVEVEGPAVERWTQSIAAAHGYADISHDLEIFGTCPGCRTT, encoded by the coding sequence ATGACGAGCACTGAGCCCCCGAGCGAGGTCGGGGCGGGCCTTCGGCCCACCAGGCAGCGGACCGCGGTGACCGAGGCCCTGGCCAGCTATCGCGACTTCCGCTCCGCCCAGGAGATCCACGACCTGCTGGCGGTCAAGGGGGAGCGCGTCGGGCTGGCCACCGTCTACCGCACGCTGGCCGCGCTGGCCGAGGCGGGCGTGGTCGACATCCTGCGCAACGAGGACGGCGAGGCGATCTACCGGCGGTGCTCCACCACGCACCACCACCACCTGGTGTGCCGCTCGTGCGGCGCCACCGTCGAGGTGGAGGGGCCCGCCGTGGAGCGGTGGACCCAGTCCATCGCCGCGGCGCACGGGTACGCCGACATCAGCCACGACCTGGAGATCTTCGGCACCTGCCCCGGTTGCCGCACCACCTAG
- a CDS encoding isoprenyl transferase — translation MKREVRPPTPHPSGAQPPRLPSELVPRHVAIVMDGNGRWAKERGLPRTRGHEQGESSLFDVVEGAIEIGVKAISAYAFSTENWSRSPEEVRFLMGFNRDVIRRRRDEMHELGVRVRWGGRAPRLWSSVIKELKIAEELTRDNDVLTLTMCVNYGGRAEIADAVRAIAREVAEGRIKPDRITEKVIAKHLYVPEWSEADLIWRTSGEQRLSNYMTWQSAYSELVFSDVLWPDVDRTHLWAAVEEYARRDRRYGSA, via the coding sequence GTGAAGCGCGAGGTTCGACCCCCCACCCCCCACCCCTCCGGCGCCCAGCCCCCACGCCTGCCGTCGGAGCTGGTGCCCCGGCACGTCGCGATCGTGATGGACGGCAACGGACGGTGGGCCAAGGAGCGAGGGCTGCCCCGCACCCGGGGTCACGAGCAGGGCGAGTCGAGCCTGTTCGACGTGGTGGAGGGAGCGATCGAGATCGGCGTCAAGGCGATCTCGGCCTATGCCTTCTCCACCGAGAACTGGTCGCGCTCGCCCGAGGAGGTCCGCTTCCTGATGGGCTTCAACCGCGACGTGATCCGACGGCGCCGCGACGAGATGCACGAGCTGGGCGTCCGGGTCCGGTGGGGCGGCCGGGCTCCCCGCCTGTGGTCCTCGGTGATCAAGGAGCTGAAGATCGCCGAGGAGCTGACCCGGGACAACGACGTGCTGACCCTGACGATGTGCGTCAACTACGGCGGTCGCGCCGAGATCGCCGACGCGGTGCGGGCCATCGCCCGCGAGGTCGCGGAGGGCCGGATCAAGCCGGACCGCATCACCGAGAAGGTGATCGCCAAGCACCTCTACGTCCCCGAGTGGTCCGAGGCCGACCTCATCTGGCGCACCTCGGGCGAGCAGCGGTTGTCCAACTACATGACGTGGCAGTCGGCCTACAGCGAGCTCGTCTTCTCCGACGTGCTGTGGCCCGATGTCGACCGCACCCACCTGTGGGCCGCGGTCGAGGAGTACGCCCGACGCGACCGCCGCTACGGCTCGGCCTGA
- the recO gene encoding DNA repair protein RecO has product MSLYRDEAVVLRTHKLGEADRIITLLTRHHGRVRAVAKGVRRTTSRWGSRLEPFTHVDLQLAQGRSLDTITQAETLSPFRSGLGLDYDRYTAGTVMLETAERLVMEEKEPAVQQFLLLVGGLRAMVAGEHRASQVLDSYLLRSLSVAGYAPSFDHCVRCGTGGPHRFFNPAAGGVLCTLCRVPGSAAPAAETLLLLGALLSGDWAVVDTADPRHLKEASTLVSAYLAWHLERGLRSLEYVER; this is encoded by the coding sequence GTGTCCCTCTACCGCGACGAGGCGGTCGTGCTGCGCACCCACAAGCTGGGTGAGGCCGACCGCATCATCACCCTCCTGACCCGCCACCACGGCCGGGTCCGCGCGGTCGCCAAGGGCGTACGGCGTACCACCTCGCGCTGGGGCTCCCGGCTGGAGCCGTTCACCCATGTCGACCTGCAGCTGGCGCAGGGGCGCTCCCTGGACACGATCACCCAGGCCGAGACCCTCTCTCCCTTCCGGTCCGGGCTGGGGCTGGACTACGACCGCTACACCGCCGGGACCGTGATGCTCGAGACCGCGGAGCGGCTGGTGATGGAGGAGAAGGAGCCGGCGGTGCAGCAGTTCCTGCTGCTCGTGGGCGGCCTGCGCGCCATGGTGGCCGGGGAGCACAGGGCGAGCCAGGTGCTCGACTCCTACCTGCTGCGGTCGCTGTCGGTGGCCGGGTACGCGCCCTCGTTCGACCACTGCGTGCGGTGTGGCACCGGTGGCCCGCACCGCTTCTTCAACCCCGCCGCCGGCGGGGTGCTGTGCACGCTGTGCCGGGTCCCGGGATCGGCGGCGCCGGCGGCAGAGACGCTGCTGCTGCTCGGGGCGCTGCTGTCGGGGGACTGGGCGGTGGTCGACACCGCCGACCCCCGGCACCTCAAGGAGGCCAGCACGCTGGTCTCGGCCTACCTGGCCTGGCACCTGGAGCGCGGGCTCCGCTCCCTGGAGTACGTCGAGCGCTGA
- a CDS encoding alpha/beta fold hydrolase yields MLVSERIGQFFLDTGDRLEYTEFGAGERLVVLLHPQLMTRRVQQPLARTLASQGLHVVTLDLLGHGRSDRPADPLAYSVPAFAAQVLALLDHLGAERAVVGGTSLGANVALQVAVSAPDRVRGLVVEMPLLDNALTAGLLAGTPLLLAARFAPFTVAAVRRATRAVPRGVVPFWVGVWLDSCNQRSGPLAAVLHGVLFGSLAPSAEQRRSIRVPVLVVGHDADPLHPAADAEMLAGELPRSRFVRARSIMEWRLAPERLDAEAVRFVLDAWDARRTRPRRRGTAH; encoded by the coding sequence ATGTTGGTCTCGGAGCGCATCGGGCAGTTCTTCCTCGACACCGGCGACCGACTGGAGTACACGGAGTTCGGGGCCGGCGAGCGCCTCGTGGTGCTGCTCCACCCGCAGCTGATGACCCGCAGGGTCCAGCAGCCCCTCGCCCGGACCTTGGCGTCGCAGGGCCTGCACGTGGTCACCCTTGACCTCCTGGGCCACGGTCGGTCCGACCGGCCGGCGGATCCGCTGGCCTACTCGGTGCCCGCCTTCGCCGCCCAGGTGCTGGCGCTGCTCGACCACCTGGGCGCCGAGCGGGCCGTGGTCGGCGGCACGTCCCTGGGGGCCAACGTGGCGCTCCAGGTGGCGGTGTCGGCACCTGACCGGGTGCGCGGGCTGGTCGTGGAGATGCCGCTGCTGGACAACGCACTGACCGCCGGGCTCCTGGCCGGCACCCCGCTCCTGCTCGCTGCGCGCTTCGCGCCCTTCACCGTCGCCGCGGTCCGCCGCGCGACCAGGGCGGTTCCCCGCGGGGTCGTACCGTTCTGGGTCGGGGTGTGGCTGGACTCGTGCAACCAGCGCTCCGGACCGCTCGCCGCGGTCCTGCACGGGGTCCTCTTCGGGAGCCTCGCCCCCTCGGCCGAGCAGCGGCGCAGCATCCGGGTCCCGGTGCTGGTCGTGGGACACGACGCGGATCCGCTGCATCCCGCGGCCGACGCGGAGATGCTGGCCGGCGAGCTGCCCCGCAGCCGGTTCGTCCGGGCGCGCAGCATCATGGAGTGGCGCCTGGCGCCGGAACGGCTGGACGCGGAGGCCGTGAGGTTCGTGCTCGACGCCTGGGACGCGCGCCGGACACGCCCCCGGCGACGTGGAACTGCCCACTGA